The Polyangium spumosum region CTGCTCGGCGCGCGGATTCAGGCTGAGCACCCACTGCGAGGCCCAGGGATCGGCGACGACGAACAGCACTCGCTCGGCCTTTTCGATCGCGTGCCTGGCGGCGATCGTCGTTTGCCCACCCCACTGGATGCCCGTGCCGACCACGAGCAGAGAGCCCTCGTTCCCCATGGGTCGGTAGCCCGCCTCATCCGTTCTGCTGGTCACTGGGTTTGCCCCCCGCAGAGAAGCACAACACCAGCATCCGCGATGTCTGTCAAGGCCATCGTTGGGGGCGGCTGCAGGCCGAAGTGCGTCCGCCGGAGCGCCTCGGCCGTCTCCAGCGCGCCCTCGACCCAACCGTGATTTTGCGAATAGGCTTCGCCGACGACATGGATCGAGATACCCGGCGGCGGGTTGAGCATTCGCTTGCTGATCCCTCCGGATCCGTACCCCGCGAGCCAGACGTGGTACGCACCCCCGAAAGCCGATCCCTCCCAGTGCTTCGCGATGTATGCTCGCCCTGCTGGAATGCGAGGCACGCCGTAGAGATCCATGAGCTCGCGCTCGTCCCTCTCCAGCTCTTCTGCAGCGTTTCGCGCGGCAAATCGCTCCACGTCTGAAAGACCCCGTCGATGATATCGCCCGTGTGATCGAGGTGCGGGAAATCCGTGCCAAAAAGCACCTGGTCCTCGCCCGCCCAGCGCAAGACCTCCAGCAGCCCAGGCTCACCACGTTCGGCGGTGACATAACACTGCCTCCGGAAGTAAATCGACGGCTTTTGCCGGACGTTCTCCGACACCTCGCCGGCGAGCGCGCGGTACTCCACCTCGTCGAGCTGCCCCAACCAGTACGGCAACCACCCCGCGCCGGCCTCCAGGAACGCGACCTCGAGCCGCGGGTGCCGTTCGAGGATGCCCGCCTCGAGCAAGGCCAGGAAGGCCATCATCTGCTCCATGGGATGCGAGCAGGCGTGCTGCACAAAGCGGGTGCGGAACCGATCGGCGCCCGCCGTGGAGACGCGCGCGTGCGTGCCCTCGTGAATTGCCACCGCGACCTGCTTGCTGATCAGGCCTGCGCCGCGCAGCCGCCTGGGCTCCTCACGGCAAAGGTCGCGCTACCAGTCATTGTACGCGCGCGCGAACGCAGCCGCGAGGCCCGCTGCCATCCCATCGACCGCCGTCAGATAGTGCGCGTGCGTCGGGAACAGGACAGGCGACGCCTGCCAAGTATAGCGCAAAAAGTTGAGGACATCGGAATCATCCCGGTCGTGGAGACGCCAGAACAGGCTCCAAAGGGGACGTGGCTGTGTTACATCTCCATGCTGGGCGCAGGGATGTCGAACACATTCTACTGCGCCAGGAGGTGATGACATGGCGGACGGACACAAGGGCGCCGGCGATGGTTCGCAGCAACCATCGAAGGCCGTGACGATCGAGGCGTTGCGCACGCTCGAGGAATGGCAGATCGCCTGGACGAAGGCGGTGGCGCTGGTGTGGAGCGACCCGGAAAAGTACGAGAGCGCGCTGAAGGATAACCCTCGTGAGTTCCTGGCGCAGCATTGCGATTATCATCTGCACCAATCTGCGACCTTGGAGGTGAAGGGCTCGTCGAGCCAGAACAGCGAGGCGAAGGGTGAGGATCCCGATGCGGTCCCCCTCCCGGAGGCCCATGTGACCATGTGGCTCCCCAGGCGCCCGAACAACGTACAGGACGCCCCGCTCGCGCTCGTCGAATACATGCGCGGCCGCAGCTATCCCTGCTTCTGCTGCTGACAGGATCCCGATGAGTGGTCCATCGACCCGCGCTCCGGGCGATGGGCCGCTCGCATCATCAGAGAGGAGGATGACGATGGATACCACCCCGAACCCACCGGGCCTCTCGAGCTTCGATGCCGCGCCCATCGAATTCGAATACCTCCCGCGGCGCCCGGACGCCGTCTTGATCGTCCCTCCCTTCGCGGCGCTCGATTTTCCCCACCTGGGCGTGCACCTCCTCCAGGGCTGCGCGAGAGCGAAGGGCTTCGAGGTCGCGGTGATTTATGCCGGCATGTTCCTGGCCCGGGAGATCACGCAGCCCGTCTATCACGCGCTCAGCGACGCCGTGACCCTCCACTGGTCCGGGGGACGGGTCTTCAGCAACATGCTCGGAGAGCGCATCTTCGCCCGCGCTGCCCATGGCGTGCCCCTCCTCGGTCGGCAGGCCGAGGCGAAGCTCTCGTCGATATGCCTGGAGGCGGGATTCGGGCGCAAGCGATGCGTCATCGATTTCAAAGGACTCGTCGAGCTGGCGACACACGTCGAGGACTGGGCGACGCGCTTCGCGCGGGCCGTCGCGGAGATTGGCTGTCCCATCGTGGGTTGCACGACCGTCTTCGAGCAAACGGCGTCGAGCATCGCGATCCTGCGGCGGATCAAAGAGCGCGCGCCCGGGACCACGACCATCATCGGCGGGGCCAATTGCACCGGGGGCATGGCGGAGGGAATCGCCTCGTTGAGCGACGCGATCGATTTTGCCTTCTCCGGTGAATGCGAGAAGGCCTTCCCCTCCTTCCTCGCCGGCGCGCGCCCGGACGGGCGCGTCGTCGAGGGGGAGGTCTGCATGGACCTCGACGCCTTGCCGACGCCTGATTACGAAGAATATTATCGGCAGCGCCGCGCCTGCTTCGAGGACGACGCCCTCTCCCGGGGGATGGTCGCGCTCTCCTACGAGAGCAGCCGGGGCTGCTGGTGGGGCCAGAAGCACCATTGCACCTTCTGCGGCGTGGCCTCGATGCGCTATCGCGAAAAATCGCCCGATCGCGTCATCGGCGAGCTCCAGGAGCTCCTCGCCAAGCACCCCTCCCGGCGCGTGCACAACGTGGACGACATCATGCCGCACTCCTATTTCAAGAGCGTCCTGCCGCGGCTGCCCGAGGAGCTGCCGGGCGTGCGGATGTTCTACGAGGAGAAGGCGAACCTCACGCTGGAGAAGGTCGTTCTGCTCCGGAAGGCCGGCGTGGACATCGCCCAGCCGGGGATCGAGGCCCTCTCGAGCCCGCTTCTCCGGCGGATGGATAAGGGGACCCTCGCGCGGCACAACGTCGCGCTCCTCCGCTATGCGCGCGCGAGCTACCTGAGCCTGATCTGGGGCCTGCTCTTCGGGTTCCCGGGCGATCGCGCGGAGGACTACGCGCATTACCTCACGCTCCTGCCCCTGCTCCATCACCTCGAGCCGCCCAAGATTTTCATGCCTCTCTGCCTGTTCCGCTTCAGCCCGTACTGGAAATACCCAGAGCGTTACGGCATCACGAACCTCCGGCCGGCGGAGGTCTATGGCGACATCCTGCCCGAAGGCGCCGACGCGCGGCTCGTCGCGTATTATTTCGACGGGGATTTCTCGAGCGTCGCGGGCCATCATCCCGAGCTCATCGCCGCCATCGACCGGGAGGTCCGCGCCTGGAATGCGCGCTGGCTTCCCGGGAGGGGTCAATTGCCGCTCCTCTCGGTGAACCGCGCGGGGCTCGATGCGTATCACCTCACCGATACGCGCGACCTCCCCGGGGCCGTCGTGGAGCAGCCGCTCACGCGCCGGCAAGCCGCGGCCGTGCTCGTGGGGCGCTCGCGCGAAAACCTCGGGCCGCTCGCGGACGAGGTGGGCTGGGCCCAGGCCAATAAATACGCAGTGGAGCTCGACGGCTGGCACGTGCCCCTGGCGACGGCTCACCCGGACCTCATCGCCGAGTTCGAACAAGCCTATGGCCCCGGCGCCGCGCTCCAGGTGGCCATGGAGAACGAGACCACGACGGACAACCTCCTCCGCGTGGATGCATTGCGCCGTAAAGGGGCGCCTCCCTCACCCATCGAGCCCGCAGAACCGGGCCGCGTTGTCCCATAACATCTTCCGGAGCGCGTCTCCCGGAATTCGTTCTCGCAGCGCAAGGGCCCGATCGACGATACGATCGTCGTGATCGAGGTGAGGGAAATCCGTCCCGAAGACGAGGTGCTCTTCGCCGATGTGCCGCAGGACATCCGCCAGATAGGGCTCCTCGGGTTCGAAGGCCACGAGCCCCTGCCGGCGAAAGTATTCGGAGGGCGGCCGGCGCACGTGCTCCGCGACCTCGTACGCCAGGCTCTTGTATTCGATCTCGTCCAGGCGCCACAACCAATAGGGGAGCCAGCCGCAGCCGGACTCGAGGAACGACACGCGTAGCCCCGGATGGCGCTCGAGCACGCCCCCGTCGATCAAGGCGAGGAGCGCCATCATCTGCTCCATGGGGTGCGAGCACGCGTGCAGGGCGAAGCGCGTATCGAAGCGATCCGCGCCCGCGGCGGGTGAACGCGCGTGCGTCCCCTCGTGGATGGCGACGGCGATCGAGCGTCTCTCGCACTCCGCCCAGAAAGGCTCATAGGCCGGATGCCCGAGCGTCCTGCCCTGGATGGGGTTTGGCCGGAGCACCACCACCTTCCACCCGTACGCCGCGACACGATCGAGCTGCGCCACCATCCCGGCGGGGTCGTGCGGGCTGATGAGCCCCACCCCCAGGAGGCGCGCGTGGTCCCGGCCGCAGAAATCATGAAGCCAGGCATTGTAAGCGCCGGCGAGCTCCGCGGCGAGCCGTGGATCCAGGCCGTCGATGCCCACCAGGTACATCGCAAACGTGGGATACAGGAGCGCCGCGTCGATACCCGTTCGGTCCATGGCCTCGAGCTGCGCCTCCGGGCTCGCCCCCGCGACCATCTGCCCGGCTCGCCGATAACTGGTCCAGGCGAGCTCGACGCGCGCTCGCTCCGTGAGCTTGTGCCATACCGGCTCCCCGGCGAGCATGGGCACCGGCAACGGCGGCAGGAGGCCTTTCTCGCCCAGCCGATGGATCCGCGCGGGCAGCGACTCGGTCGTGGGAATGTCTACCATGTATGGAGCAGAGGCCGCGAGCTCGGGCGGGAGGTATTTCCTCCACAGATCGATCGGCTCGATCACGTGGCGATCCGCGTCCAGGATCCTGAAACCATCACGCATGGCTGTCCTGCCTCCGGCGCGGTCACCCCAGGAGGTGCACCGGGTTGATCTCATTCTCCGTGAGCGAACGATTCAGCCAGCCCATGCGGACCGGCACGTCATACAATCGCCCGGCCCCCAGGCGCGGCCAGTAATGGCGCATTCCCGGGATGATCACCTTGACCACGGAGAGCCCGATGTCGGGCCGGGTCTGGTCGAGCACCAGCGTCTCCAGCCCTGCGCGCGCGGCCCGGTCCACGCACAGGCGGATATCGGCGCAGAGGTCGTCGCCGCTCTGCACGGCATAGTCGCAGCGACGGCGCAGCGGCGCGGCATCATCGGGGAGCAGGTAGCCTGGATCGCGCACCGATGCCGCGTCCCAGAGCATGGGCGCGCCCGGCGACGGGTCGAACGTCTGATTGAGCTCCGTGAGCGCCCTCGAAATACCAATACGTGCGTCGAAATGACTGCCGAATCCAACACAAAAGCGCCCGTCCGCGGACCTGGCGAGCGCGACGAATGCGAAGATTCCCAGGTCGTGTGTGAGGTCCAGGACCCAGAGGGGAAAACCGTTGTCTCGATAATGCTCCTCGAATCCGAGGAGAACGGGGTCCTCGAAGCTCTTCAGATCGACCCCCGGCCGGCGGAGCCGATTGTACCACCACACGGCGACGGCGTCGCGCTCCACGAGCTCCAGAAACCCCTGCAGGATCGCCTCCTCCAGGCAGTTCCCCGCGGCGTTACCATTGGAGTTGAACTGGCAGAACTGCTCCTGCGGCGGCAGAGGCACGTTGATGTAGCAATAGGACGTCGGAACGTACCGGCGCCGTTCGTGGGTGAGCGACCAGACCGGGGTCCAGTCGATGGGCGTCCGGTCATCCAAGGGCG contains the following coding sequences:
- a CDS encoding RiPP maturation radical SAM C-methyltransferase, with protein sequence MDTTPNPPGLSSFDAAPIEFEYLPRRPDAVLIVPPFAALDFPHLGVHLLQGCARAKGFEVAVIYAGMFLAREITQPVYHALSDAVTLHWSGGRVFSNMLGERIFARAAHGVPLLGRQAEAKLSSICLEAGFGRKRCVIDFKGLVELATHVEDWATRFARAVAEIGCPIVGCTTVFEQTASSIAILRRIKERAPGTTTIIGGANCTGGMAEGIASLSDAIDFAFSGECEKAFPSFLAGARPDGRVVEGEVCMDLDALPTPDYEEYYRQRRACFEDDALSRGMVALSYESSRGCWWGQKHHCTFCGVASMRYREKSPDRVIGELQELLAKHPSRRVHNVDDIMPHSYFKSVLPRLPEELPGVRMFYEEKANLTLEKVVLLRKAGVDIAQPGIEALSSPLLRRMDKGTLARHNVALLRYARASYLSLIWGLLFGFPGDRAEDYAHYLTLLPLLHHLEPPKIFMPLCLFRFSPYWKYPERYGITNLRPAEVYGDILPEGADARLVAYYFDGDFSSVAGHHPELIAAIDREVRAWNARWLPGRGQLPLLSVNRAGLDAYHLTDTRDLPGAVVEQPLTRRQAAAVLVGRSRENLGPLADEVGWAQANKYAVELDGWHVPLATAHPDLIAEFEQAYGPGAALQVAMENETTTDNLLRVDALRRKGAPPSPIEPAEPGRVVP
- a CDS encoding amidohydrolase family protein, with amino-acid sequence MRDGFRILDADRHVIEPIDLWRKYLPPELAASAPYMVDIPTTESLPARIHRLGEKGLLPPLPVPMLAGEPVWHKLTERARVELAWTSYRRAGQMVAGASPEAQLEAMDRTGIDAALLYPTFAMYLVGIDGLDPRLAAELAGAYNAWLHDFCGRDHARLLGVGLISPHDPAGMVAQLDRVAAYGWKVVVLRPNPIQGRTLGHPAYEPFWAECERRSIAVAIHEGTHARSPAAGADRFDTRFALHACSHPMEQMMALLALIDGGVLERHPGLRVSFLESGCGWLPYWLWRLDEIEYKSLAYEVAEHVRRPPSEYFRRQGLVAFEPEEPYLADVLRHIGEEHLVFGTDFPHLDHDDRIVDRALALRERIPGDALRKMLWDNAARFCGLDG